A genomic stretch from Lathyrus oleraceus cultivar Zhongwan6 chromosome 2, CAAS_Psat_ZW6_1.0, whole genome shotgun sequence includes:
- the LOC127121597 gene encoding uncharacterized protein LOC127121597 — translation MGERVTGKSKRYMALKAQLVREKKDKEKWFNNKGREGYNNSNGHNQQEKDVKSVNATQALKDSKWVKAMNDKLESIGVNNTCCRKEIEDFKHDRSKELEMLDLGNLSYFISIEFYKSSRDLMMHQRIYACEIIKRFEMQDCNPASSPVEPRLQLSKDTYEDDVDPTITEDSLDHFDTFVIHGMI, via the exons atgggTGAAAGAGTTACAGGAAAGTCAAAGAGATATATGGCTTTGAAGGCACAATTAGtaagagaaaagaaagataaaGAGAAATGGTTCAACAACAAAGGTAGAGAAGGCTACAACAATTCGAATGGTCATAATCAACAAGAAAAAG ATGTCAAATCAGTCAATGCAACTCAGGCATTGAAGGATTCAAAAtgggtgaaagcaatgaatgaCAAACTAGAGTCCATCGgagtcaacaacacttg TTGCAGGAAGGAGATCGAAGATTTCAAACATGACCGTAGTAAGGAGCTTGAAATGTTAGACTTGGGAAATCTCTCATATTTCATTagcatcgaattctacaagagtagtagagacttgatgatgcaccaaagaatATATGCATGTGAAATAATCAAGAGgtttgagatgcaagattgcaacccagCTTCTAGTCCAGTTGAGCCTAGATTGCAACTGTCGAAAGACACATATGAAGATGATGTTGATCCAACAATTACAGaagactcattggatcactttgatacctttgtcaTACATGGAATGATCTAG